The following nucleotide sequence is from Coffea eugenioides isolate CCC68of chromosome 3, Ceug_1.0, whole genome shotgun sequence.
CGGCTTGATGTTGACTGCATTGATCTCTATTATCAACATCGAATTGATACACGTGTGCCCATTGAAGTCACGGTTTGCGCCATCTTGCCTTTCTTGTATTTTAGCTCCACCTCATTCTTGATGAAACAAAAGTTTGATCAACTCCAAATTTCGAATAATTCAGTTTCATGTCCATTTCAATTCTTCAAAAATTGCACAGAAAAGTTAGTCAACCTTATGGTCTAGGCTAATCTGCAGTATGGTATAGCTGATTTAGCACCAGGCATCCTGAAAAGTGGAAACAATGAAAATATCTTATATTAGCTTGACAGTCCTGCTGAGGGATATACAGATGGATATCATGCTATACATTGTACAGCTTTCCTTTAGAAGCAAGAGACCTGAGCATTCTCTTTCATTTGAGATAGGCTATCCGGTTGAGTAATGATATGCTATTTACTTACCTTGTCATTCGTTTCCAgttggtgccaaaagcactgcATATAGAAGATTTTTAGTCGATATCTAAAAACATGGTACTTATTTTGTTCAGAGTACAGATTTTTGTCTAATTGTGAAAGCCAGCTGCAACTGCCCCATTGACCTCTCCAAGCAATTCAAAGATTTCAGCAGCTTACTTACATTAAGCTTTTATGAAACAATTTCTGTCTTCTTTTTCTAATGTAGTCAGCAAAGAATTGTCTTGTTTTTCCTGAGTATTAGGAAGAAACTTTCTTGCAGTTTAATGACTCAAAATACAGGCAAGTATAAAGGAAATCAAGGAAAATTGACAACTGATAATTGATATGTACGGCCATTATTATATATAGACGAAGTCAACAATgtcatgtaatcatattggagGAGCATTTTGTTGGCATGGTCGTAGAGCTAAGTCATCCGGTGGGCTGTACATAGAGAAGTATCACTGGATGCTTGTTGCCATTTTTATCAATTAGCGATTTCAGTTTGACGTATACTTTGTCCACGACTTCGTTGAACTAGTGCAACTTTTACTTTTTTGCACGTAATATTTTGATTATCTGCCTAAGTATTGAATGTAATAAATCAGCTTTGCATTTTCTTGTCCATTGAAATTCTCTAGATAGGAGAGCTCAAGAAACTGGTTGAAGAGGGTAAAATAAAGTATATAGGTCTGTCTGAGGCCTCAGCTTCAACAATTCGAAGAGCACATGCTGTTCACCCAATAACAGCTGTGCAGTTGGAGTGGTCATTGTGGACCAGAGATGTCGAGGAAGAGATTATTCCCACTTGCAGGTAGTGCATATATTCTGCTGCATTTTCTACATGGTCTAGAAGAAATATGAAGTTCTCAATTCAGTTTTTGGTATAATCTTTCAGAGAGCTTGGAATAGGGATTGTTGCATACAGTCCACTTGGAAGCGGATTCTTCTCTTCAGGTCCAAAGCTGGTCGAGGATTTTACTGAAGGTGATGTCAGAAAGGTATGTGAATAGCCAAAAAGATTAATAGTTTCTATTGTAGTATAGTCAGTGGCAATCTTGCTCAATATCCCTATTCTTATCTATCTGTTATGTTGCTGCACTATTTGATGTCGAATAATTTGGTTGATCTTTTCTAAAACTATCTAATTTAATTAACTTCTATCCAACAGAGCTACACAACTAGCATTTTTCTATCCGACAAGTCTTGTAGTCTTGGATTCCAATAAATGCAGTTTTTGGCATTGTTACAAACTGAACCTTTCGTACAGACAGGATAGAAATTTTGTGCTCTGTATTTTGTTTGAATTTAAAGATAGCACTCGCATTGTCAAATATCATGAGCAGTGGGAGTGTTCTATTTTATGGTGCAAGAACATCCTAGGCatgaaaaaaggaagaaactatGGCATTTTTTAGTAATAGTGTCTTTACAATTTTGAGGGGAAACGGACTTACATTGCAGTGTCATCATCTGGTCTTAGGCACCATGATTTGATGTTTCTATACATCCTGAGTTTGGTTGGTCACAAGTTCACTTGATAATACTGTCTAAGATTGTTTGAAAATGTTTTGGATTTCTATTTTGAGTATCCTCTTTAATGGGAAATGTATCTCAGGATGTACCTTCTACAATTGATGTTTCTTAGAGTACTCAGTCCACCTTACTGGGTTGTTCTTTCCCCTGAAGTTATTCGTAACGTCTTCTTTTGTAGACAACACATGCTTTGCTCCCTTTTGAATTTCTGGCATTACAGTTgcttaaattttgaaattcatgCAATGCAGTATATGCCAAGGTTTCAAGCAGAGAATTTGGAGCACAACAAGAACTTGTACGAGCAGGTCAATGCGATTGCTTCAAGGAAGGGTTGTACTCCATCACAGCTAGCATTGGCCTGGGTCCATCACCAAGGCAAAGATGTTTGCCCCATACCTGGCACTACCAAGATTGAGAACCTCGATCAGAATATAGGAGCTTTGTCTGTAA
It contains:
- the LOC113767048 gene encoding auxin-induced protein PCNT115-like; its protein translation is MAASVKVPRIKLGSQGLVVSAQGLGCMGMSAFYGAPKPEPDMIKLIHHAISRGITHLDTSDLYGPHTNEILIGKALKEGIRAKVELATKFAVNLQDGKFDVRGDPAYVRASCEASLKRLDVDCIDLYYQHRIDTRVPIEVTIGELKKLVEEGKIKYIGLSEASASTIRRAHAVHPITAVQLEWSLWTRDVEEEIIPTCRELGIGIVAYSPLGSGFFSSGPKLVEDFTEGDVRKYMPRFQAENLEHNKNLYEQVNAIASRKGCTPSQLALAWVHHQGKDVCPIPGTTKIENLDQNIGALSVKLSAEDMAELESIASAIKGERCASEAGTWKTADTPPLSTWKCT